GGCGTGCCCGCCGCGAGCGCGGCGCTCTCCCGCTCGAGCCGCGCGAGCGCTTCACGCGCGGCGGCCTGCTCCGCGAGCTTCTTGCTGCCGCCGCGTCCCGAGCCGAGCACGCGGCCCGCGACCGCGACGTGGCTCTCGAAGTCCTTCGCGTGGTCGGGTCCGGTCGCGCGCAGCAGCGTGTACTCCGGTGCGGTGCGGAACAGCCGCTGGGTCAGCTCCTGCAGACGCGTCTTCGCCTCGCCCGCGTCCTCGACCGGCGCGCGGCTCACGTCGGCATCGAACGCGCGCGCGACGACGGCGCGCGCGGCGTCGAAGCCGCCGTCGAGGAACACCGCGCCGAGCAGCGCCTCGTAGGCGCCGGCGAGGATCGAGCGCTTGGCGCGTCCGCCGGTCTTCTCCTCGCCGCGGCCGAGGTGGATCAGTGGCCCGAGCCCGAGCGCCTCGGCCTTGCGCGCGAGCGAGCTCGCGTTGACCAGCGCCGCGCGCCGCTTCGAGAGCTGTCCCTCGTTCGCCTGCGGCCAGGCGCGCAGCAAGAGCTCGCTCACCACGAGCCCGAGCACGGCGTCGCCGAGAAACTCGAGCGTCTCGTTGTGCTGCGTGTGCTCGACGACGCTCGAGCGGTGCGTGAGCGCGGTGCGCAGCAGCGTGCGGTCCGCAAACGGGTGTCCGAGCCGTTCCTCGAGCGCGGCAAGCTCCTCGTCCGTCACAGCCTCTCCTCGATCCAACCGCCTCCGAGCACCCGGTCCCCCTCGTACCACACCGCGGCCTGTCCGGGCGTCACCCCGATCGTCGGCTCGGGGAAGCGGACGTGCGCCTCGCGCTCGCCGGGGACGACGTCGCACGGCACCGGCGTGTGGCGATGACGCAGGCGCACCCGCGCGGGACCATGATGTGGCGCGTGCGTCCAGCGCACGTCGCGCGCGACGAAGCCCGCGACCGCGAGCTCCCGCCGGCTGCCGACGCGCACGTCGCCGGTCGCCGCGTCGATCGCGGTCACGTAGCGCGGCTCCGTGGCGCCGCCGCCGATTCCCCGCCGCTGCCCGACGGTGAAGCGGTGCACGCCCGCGTGCGTGCCGAGCACGTTGCCCTCGCCGTCGACGATGCGTCCCGGGCGGTGCTGCTCGGCGGTCGTCCGGCGCTCGAGGAAGTCGACGTACGAGCCGCCGGCGACGAAGCAGACGTCCTGGCTCTCGGGCTTGCTCGCCACCGGCAGCTCGAGCGCCGCCGCGAGCTCACGCACGACCGGCTTCGCGAGCGAGCCCACCGGGAACAGCGTGCGCGCGAGCTCGTCCTGCCCGAGCGTGAACAGAAAGTAGCTCTGGTCCTTCGCCGGGTCGGCCGCGGCGTGCAGCGAGAAGCCGCGCTCGCGGTCGCCGCGGATGCGCGCGTAGTGTCCCGTGCCGATCGCGACCGCGCCGAAGGTCTGCGCGTAGCGCCAGAGCGCGTCGAACTTGACGTCGCGGTTGCACAGCGTGCACGGGTTCGGCGTGCGGCCCTGCAGGTAGGTCGCGGTGAACGTTTCGATGACGCTCGCCTCGAAGACCTCGCGCAGGTCGACGACGTAGTGCGGGATGCCGAGACGGCGCGCCGCGCGCCGCGCGTCCTCGAAGTCGTCGAGCGAGCAGCAGCCGACGTGGCCGTCCGCGCGCCGGCTCGAGGTGCCGAGCCGCATCGACACGCCGATCACGTCGTAGCCCGCGCCGTGCAGCAGCGCTGCGGCGACCGCGCTGTCGACGCCGCCCGACATCGCGGCGACGACGCGCGCGCCGCGCGTCAGGTGCGCGGGCACGGCGAGCACCTCCTCGACGGCGGCGCCCGCGACCTCGCGCGCGCGGGCCGCGACGTCCTCAGGCCGCATGGCTCACCGCTCCGCCTGCGCGCGCGCGGCGCACGCACTCGGCGATGCGCGCGGCCGCCGGCTCCGCGTCCGCGAGGTCGACGTCGGCTCCGAAGGAGAAGCGCACCGCACCCACCGCGACCGTCTCGCCGCAGCCGATCGCGCACACGACGTGCGACGGCTCGGCCGCCCCCGCGGCGCACGCCGAACCCGTGGACGCCGCGATGCCGGCGAGATCGAGCGCGATCACCAGCGCGTCGCCGCGCACGCCCGGGAAGCTCACCGCGAGCGTGCTCGGCAGCCCGTCCGCGTCACCGAGCCGCACGACCGGTGCGGCGCGCGACGCGAGCTCTTGCCAAAGGCGCTCGCGCACCTCGCGCGCACGCCGCGCACGCTCCTCGCGCTCCGCGCGTGCGAGCCGTGCTGCGACGCCGAAGCTGACGATCCCGGGCACGTTCTCGGTGCCGGCGCGGCGCTCGCGCTCCTGCGGTCCGCCGAGCATGCGGGGCGCGAGCGGCACGTCGCCGCGCACGACGAGCGCGCCGACGCCGGGCAACGCGCCGAGCTTGTGTCCCGAGAGCGACAGCAGATCGACGTCGTCGCGCGCGACGTCGACGTCGAGGAGACCGGCCGCCTGCACGGCGTCGCTGTGCAGCCACACGCGCCGCCCGCGCGCCGCGGCCCACGCGCGCAGCTCGCGCGCGATCGCGGCGATCGGCTGCACGGTGCCGATCTCGCCGTTCGCCCAGCCGATCGTGACCAGCGCGCTCTCGTCGCGCAGCGCGCGGATCACCTGCTCCGGCGTGACGCGACCCGCGGCATCGGGCGTGAGCAGCGTCACGTCCGCACCGAGCTCGCGCGCCGCGTCGAGCGCGCGCAGCACGGAGGCGTGCTCGATCGCCGTCGAGACCACGTGCGTCCCGGGCCGCACGACGCCGAGGATCGCCGTGTTGTTCGCCTCGGTGCCGCCGCTCGTGAAGACGACCTCGGAGGGCTTCGCGCCGATCAGCGCGGCGACCGCGTCGCGCGCCTCCTCGACGGCGTCACGCGCGCGCCGACCTGCGGCGTGTACGCTCGACGGATTCGCCGCGTCCTCGCGCAGCCAGGCGATCACCGCCTCGACCGCCTCGCGTCGAGGCCGCCCACCTGCGTTGTGATCCAGGTTCATCGCCGTCGCGCACGCTCGTTCACTTCTGGGCAAGCTGAGCTCGCGGGCCACTCTCCTCGGCGCCCTGCTGCTCCGCGCTCTGCTCGGCGCTCGTCTGGTCGCCGCCCTCGCCCTTCAGCGCCGCGAGCTCGCGCTCGAGGCGGTTGATCTGCGCCGCGAGGCTGTTGAGCGTGCGCAGCAGCGGGTCGGGGAGCTGCGCGTGGTCGAGGTTGAGCAGCGGCGCGCCCTCCTTCGAGTGCGGCGCGTGCTCGCTCACGACGCGGCCCGGCACGCCGACCACCGTCGAGTGCGGCGGCACCGACTGCACGACCACCGAGCCCGCGCCGACGCGGCTGTGGCGGCCGATGGTCACCGGACCGAGCACCGTCGAGCCGAGGCCGATCACGCAGTAGTCCTCGATCGTCGGGTGGCGCTTGCCCTTGGTCAGGCTCGTGCCGCCGAGGCTCACGCCCTGGTAGATCAGCACGTCGTTGCCGATCTTGGTGGTCTCGCCGATCACGACGCCCATGCCGTGATCGATGAAGCAGCGTCGTCCGATCTCGGCGCCGGGATGGATCTCGATGCCGGTGAGGAAGCGCGAGATCGTCGACAGCAGACGCGCGAGCAAGTAGAAGCGCCGTCGCCACAGGCCGTGCGCGATGCGATGCATCAGCAGCGCGTGGATGCCCGGGTAGCAGAGCGCGACCTCGAGCACGGAGCGCGCGGCAGGATCGCGCTCGAAGGCGACGAGCACGTCCTCGCGTATCCTCGACCAGAAGGTCATTCGCGGACCGCCCGTGCGCCGTCGAGCATCGGGCGCCGCCGCCCAGCCCTGGCCTTCGTCATGCGACGTTGCCGGTGGCCGCGACGGGCGCGCGGTGCGCGCGGCGCTTCTTCTTGTCCTTGTACAGCTTGTAGTCGATCGAGTCGACGAGCGCCTGCCAGCTGGCCTCGATGACGTTGTGCGACACGCCGACGGTCGTCCAGTGGCTGGTCGAGTCCTGCGACTCGATCAGCACGCGCACGACCGCTTCGGTGCCCTCGCCGCCCTCGAGCACGCGGACCTTGTAGTCGACCAGACGCACGTCCTCGATCGACGGGTAGAACCGCACGAGCGCCTTGCGGAGCGCGACGTCGAGCGCGTTCACCGGGCCGTTGCCGACCGCGGCGGTGTGCTCGATGGTCCCGTCGGGGCCCTTCACCATGATCGTCGCCTCGGCGATCGGCGCCTCGTTCTCGTGCCGCTTCTCGTCGATGACGCGGAAGCCGATCAGCTCGAAGTGCCGCGTGCGCTCGCCGTTGATCGCCTTCTGCAGCAGCAGCTCGAACGACGCGTCGGCGCCCTCGAACTGGAAGCCCTGGTGCTCGAGCTGCTTGAGCTCGGCGAGCAGCGACTTGACCTTGGGCTCGATCAGCGCCGGGTCGATGCCGAGCTCCTTCGCCTTGTGCAGCAGGTTCGAGCGACCGGCCTGGTCGGAGACCAGCACGCGCTGGTGGTTGCCGACCAGCGCCGGGTCGATGTGCTCGTAGGTCGCGGCGTGCTTGCGCACCGCGGACGCGTGCAGCCCCGCCTTGTGCGCGAACGCGCTCTGCCCGACGTAGGGCTGCTGCTTGAAGGGCTCGCGGTTCGCGAGCTCGTCGACGAAGTGCGACAGCTCCGTCAAGCCACGCAACTTTTCTGGCTTGACGCACTGATAGCCCATCTTGAGCTGCAGGTTCGCGATGATCGAGATCAGGTTGGCGTTGCCGCAGCGCTCGCCGACGCCGTTGATCGTGCCCTGCACCTGCACGCAGCCGGCCTCGACCGCCGCGAGCGAGTTCGCGACCGCGAGCTCGGAGTCGTTGTGGCAGTGGATGCCGAGCGGCACGTCGACCGCCTGCTTCGCCGCCTCGACGCCCGCCACGATCTGGCTCGGCAGGCTGCCGCCGCGGGTGTCGCACAGGCAGATCAGCGTCGCGCCGGCGTCGGCCGCCGCGCGCAGGCACTCGAGCGTGAACTCGGGGTTCGCGGCGAAGCCGTCGAAGTAGTGCTCGGCGTCGAGGATCACCTCGTCGAGGCGCTTCTTCAGGTAGCTGATCGAGTCGTGCAGCAGCTCGAGGTTCGCCTCGCGCGAGATGCGCAGCTCCTCGCGCACGTGCAGATCCCACGTCTTGCCGACGATGCACGCGACCGGCGTCCCGGCCTTCAGGATCATGGCGAGGTTCTGGTCCTCGTGCGCGGGAACGTTCGGACGCCGCGTCGAGCCGAAGGCGACGATCTTCGCGTGCTTGAGGCCGAGCTTCATCGCCGGGCCGAAGAAGGCCGCGTCGCGCGGGTTCGAGCCCGGCCAGCCGCCCTCGATGTAGTGCACGCCGAAGGCGTCGAGCTTCTCCGCGACCGCGAGCTTGGCGTCGACCGTCAGCGCGATCTCCTCGCCCTGACAGCCGTCACGCAGCGTCGTGTCGTAGATCTGGATACGCCGCATCAGCGTGCCTCCTCGCCCTTGCCGACGAGCGCATCGTGCAGCACGCGCACCGCGAGCTCGGTGTACTTGGCGTCGATCACCACGGACACCTTGATCTCCGAGGTCGAGATCATCTGGATGTTGATGCCCTCGCGCGCGAGCGCCTCGAAGATCTGCGCGGCGACGCCCGCGTGGCTGCGCATGCCGAGCCCGACCACCGAGACCTTCGCGATGTCGCCCTCGGAGCGCGCCTCGCCCGCGCCCACCTCGCGCGCCACCTCGCGCACGATGCGCAGCGCGTTCTCCACCTCGAGACGCGGCACGGTGAACGTCAGGTCCGTCTTCCCGTCCGCGCCGACGTTCTGAATGATCATGTCGACCACGATCCCCTGCGCCGCGATCGGCGAGAAGATCTTGGCGGCAAGTCCGGGGCGATCCGGCACGTCGGTGAGGGTGATCTTGGCCTGGTCGCGGTCGTACGCGACTCCGGCGACGGTGACGTCCTCCATGTTCGACTCCTCCGGCACGACCCAGGTGCCGGGATGCCCGTTGAAGCTCGAGCGCACGTGCACGCGCACGTTGTAGCGCTTGGCGAACTCCACCGAGCGGATCTGCAGGACCTTGGCGCCGAGGCTCGCGAGCTCGAGCATCTCGTCGTACGAGATGCGCTCGAGCTTGCGCGCGTGCGGCACGATGCGCGGGTCCGTGGTGTAGACGCCGTCGACGTCGGTGTAGATCTCGCACGCGTCGGCGCCGGTCGCTGCGGCGAGCGCGACCGCGGTGGTGTCGGAACCGCCGCGGCCGAGCGTGGTGATGTTGTCGTTCTCGTCGACGCCCTGAAAGCCGGCGACCACGGCGACCTTTCCGGCGTCGAGTGCGGCGAACAGCTTCTCGCTGTCGATCGAGCGGATGCGCGCGCGGCTGTGCGCGCTGTCGGTGAGGATGCGGATCTGGTGGCCGAGGAACGACTGCGCCGGGACGCCGCGCGCCTGCAGCGCGATCGACAGCAGCGCAGAGGTCACCTGCTCGCCGCTCGCGACCACCACGTCGCTCTCGCGCGCGGGCGGCTCGGGCGACAGAGCGCGCGCGAGCTTCAGCAGGCGATCGGTCTCCCCCGCCATCGCCGAGACGACGACGATCACGCGGTTGTTCTTGGCGTACTCCTCGACCCGGCGCGCGACCTCCTGGATGCGCTCCACCGAGCCCACCGAGGTGCCACCATATTTTTGTACGACGAGCGGCTTGCTCATGCGGCCGCCTCGCTTGCGCCGGTGAGCGCCGCCAGGAGGCGCTGCGAGCGCGGGCCGGTCGCGGCGAGCGACAGCGTCCGCTGCGTGTCGTCCGCGCCATAGTCGAGGTCGATGCGCAGGACGTCGTCCGGTCGATCGGCGCCGAGGCGCTCGAACCACTCGACCACGGCGACCCGGTCGTCGCCGGCGTCGTCCAGGCCGTCCAGGATCTCGGCGAGCCAGTCGGGGTGGGGCAAGGTTTCCTCGTGACGGTAAAGGTCGATGTGCGCGAGCCGCATGCGGCCGTCGTACTCGGTCGCGGTGAGGAAGGTCGGGCTGTGCACCACGCCGTCCTCGACGCCGAGGCCGCGCGCGATCCCCCGCACGAGCGCCGTCTTGCCGGCGCCGAGCGGTCCCACCAGGCCGATCACCGTGCCGGGCTCGAGATGGCGCGCGAGGCGCTCGCCGAAGGCCTCGGTCTCGCGCTCGGACTGGGTCGAAAACTCCACGGTCCGCTCAACATAGCAACCCTCCCCCGTCGCTGCACCGACCGTGGACGCGGAGAACACGAGTGGCGAAAGGGAGTTGGCGCGTGCGACGCGTCTGGCGGCGTCGGCCCTGCGGCTCGCGCGTCGCGGCGCCGACGCGCTAGGCGCGCAGCGCATGGCGGACGAGCGGCAGCTCGTCGGCCAGCTCGGAGGCGAGGAGCCCCGCGTCGCCGAGGCGCTCCGCCAGGCGGTCGCCCGCGGCGCCGTGCAGGAACACCGCGAGGCGCGCGGCGTCGTACGGCTCGAGGTGCTGCGCGAGCAGGCTGCCGAGCAGACCCGCCAGCACGTCGCCGGTGCCGCCGGTGCCGAGGATCGGGTTGCCGCTCGTGTTGAGCGTCCAGCGTCCGTCGGGCGCCGCGGTGATCGTGCCGCTGCCCTTGAGCACGACGACGGCGCCGGTGTCGCGCGCGAGCGTCCGCGCGACCTCGATCCGCCGCGCCTGCACGTCCTTCGTCGAGCTGCCGACGAGGCGCGCCATCTCGCCCGGGTGCGGCGTGAGAACCACGCCGTGCTTCGCCTCGCGCAGCACGCTCGTGTCGCGCGCGAGCGCGTTCAGGCCGTCGGCGTCGACCACCAGCGGCACGCCCGCCTCGCGCACCAGCCAGCGCACGAGCTCGACCGCCGCGTCCGACGTGCCGAGCCCGGGGCCGACGGCCACCGCGGCCTTGCCGTCGAGGCGCGCGCGCCACTCGTCCGCGGAGAAGCGTCCGTACGGCTCGGTCATCAGCTCGGGCGTCGAGGACGCGATGATCGGCAATACCTCGTCCGTGCACGCGACCGTGACGAGCCCGGCGCCGCCGCGCAGCGCGCCGCGCCCGCAGAGGATCGCCGCTCCCGTCTTGCCGCGCGAGCCCGCGACCACGAGCAGGTGGCCGTGCGTGCCCTTGTGCGAGCTCGCGTGGCGCGGCGGCAGGAGGGGCGCGAGCATCGCGGCGTCGCCGATCTCGCCGTACGGCCCGACCGCCTCGATCGCTTCCGGGGCGAGCCCGATGTCGACCAGCTCCACCTCGCCCGCCCAGACGCGGCCCGCGGGTGCCACGAGCCCCGGCTTGAGCGCGCCGAGCGTGACCGTGAGGTCGGCGCGCACGGCGACGCCGAGCGCCTCGCCGCTGTCGGCGTCGAGCCCCGACGGTAGGTCGATCGCGACCACGACGGGGCGCGTGCGTCGTGCGCCGCGTGTGCTGGTCTCGCGTCCCGCGCCGCGCTCGCCGCGCGCGGGTCGCGCGTCGGGTGACGCCTCGCCGCGCGCCGCGCGCTCGATCACTTCCACGACCTGCGCCGCGAGCCCCTCGACCGGACGCGCGAGCCCGGTGCCGAAGATGCCGTCGACGACGACGCCCGCGCGCGAGAGACGGCGCTCGAGCTCCGCGGCGCCGTGCTCGTCGAGCGTCTCGAGCTCGACCGTGCGGCCGCGCATCTTCGTCCAGCGCTCCGCGTTGAGCCGCGCGTCGCCCTCGAGCTCCTCGAGACGTCCGAGCAGCACGACCTCGCAGCGATGGCCGCGCTTCTTGAGCAGGCGCGCGACGACGAAGCCGTCGCCGCCGTTGTTGCCGCGCCCGCTCACCACCACCACGCCGCGCGCGCACGCCGCGCGGTGCCGCCGGAGCAGCGCCGCCGCGATGCCGGCGCCGGCGCGCTCCATCAGCACCTCGCCCGGCGTGCCGAGCTCGATCGTGCGCCGATCGAGCTCGCGCATCTGCGCGGCGGTGACCAGCATCAGCCGGCGAGCGCCGCGTCGATCGCGGCGCGCATCTCGCGCACCGCGGCCGCCATCCCGATCAGCACCGCGCGCGCGACGATCGAGTGTCCGATGTTGAGCTCGACGAGGTGCGGCAGGCGTGCGACGGGCGCGACGTTGTCCACCGTGAGCCCGTGTCCCGCGTTGACCTGCAGGCCGAGCGCGGCGGCGCGCTCCGCGGCCGCCTGCAGCGCTTCGAGCTCGCGCGGCGCGTCCGCGGGGGGCGCGTCGCAGTAGCGTCCGGTGTGCAGCTCGACCACCTGCGCGCCGACCGCGCGCGCCGCCTCGATCTGCACCGGATCCGGATCGACGAACAGGCTCACGCGGATGCCGGCGTCCGCGAGCTCGCGCACGAGCGGGGCGAGCGTCGCCTCGTGCCCCGCGACCGCGAGCCCGCCCTCGGTCGTGATCTCCTCGCGACGCTCGGGGACGATGCAGACGTCGGCCGGACGGACGCGGCGGGCGATCGCCACCATCTCGGGGGTCGCGGCCATCTCGAGGTTGAGCTTGACGCCCGGCTCCTTGGCGATCCGCTCGACGTCGTGGTCCTGGATGTGCCGGCGGTCCTCGCGCAGGTGGACCGTGATGCCGTCGGCGCCGGCTTCGAGCGCGATGCGCGCGGCCTCGAGCGGGTCGGGATACGAGACGCGACGCGCCTGGCGGATGGTCGCGACGTGGTCGACGTTGACGCCGAGCGCCACGCGACGGACGGAACCGGTGGTGCTCACGCTGCGCTCTCGCGGATCGCCGCGGCGATCGCCTCGGCGTGACGGCGCACGTCGCTCTCGCGCTCGCCCTCGACCATGACGCGGATCAACGGCTCGGTGCCCGACGGCCGCACCAGCACGCGGCCGCGGTTGCCGAGCGCGCGCTCGACGTCGGCGATCGCGGCCTTCACCGGGCCGTCGCCGTTGACGTCGCGGCGGACCTTGATCGGCACGTTGATCAGCACCTGCGGGTAGCGCGTCATCACCTGCGCGAGCTCGGACAGCGGGCGTCCGCTCTGCACGACGATCGCGAGGATCGCGAGCGCGGTGATCAGCCCGTCGCCGGTCGTGTTGTGGTCGAGGAAGACGACGTGCCCGGACTGCTCGCCGCCCAGGTTGTAGCCGCCGCGGACCATCTCCTCGACGACGTAGCGGTCGCCGACCGGCGTGCGGCGCAAGCTGATGCCCATCTCGCGCAGCGCGACCTCGAGGCCGAGGTTCGACATCACGGTCGCGACCACCGTGTCCTGCTTCAGCGCCCCCGCGCGCTGCAGCTCGCGGGCCGCGATGCCGAGCACCTGGTCGCCGTCGACCACCTGGCCCTTCTCGTCGACCAGCACGCAGCGGTCGGCGTCGCCGTCGAGCGCGATGCCGACGTCGGCGCCGACCTCGCGCACCTTGGCCTGCAGGCCTTCCGGGTGCGTCGCGCCGCAGTCGCGGTTGATGTTCTCGCCGTCCGGCTCGCAGGCGAGCGTCGTCACGCGGGCGCCGAGCTCCTCCAGCACCTCGGGCGCGACGCGGTAGCCCGCGCCGTTCGCGGCGTCGATGACGATGTGCATCCCGTCGAGCGTCAGCTGACGCGGAAAGCTATTCTTGACGAAGACGTTGTAGCGTCCGTTCGCGTCGTCGATGCGGAACGCCTTGCCGATCTCGCCCGCCGTCGGACGCAGGTGGTCGATCTTGTCGGCGAAGACGAGCTCCTCGATCTCCGCCTCGACCTCGTCGGGCAGCTTGAAGCCGTCGGAGGCGAAGAACTTGATGCCGTTGTCCTGGAAGGGATTGTGCGACGCCGAGATCACGACGCCGGCGTCGGCGCGCAGGCTGCGCGTCAAGAACGCGATCCCGGGCGTCGGCATCGGGCCGACCAGCAGCACGTCGACGCCCATCGAGCAGATGCCGGACGCCATGGCGGTCTCCAGCATGTAGCCCGAGACGCGCGTGTCCTTGCCGATCAAGATCTTGTGCCGTCGTGGGCTGCGCCGGAAGACGTGCGCCACCGCGCGTCCGAGTCGCAGCGCGGTCTCGGAGTTCATCGGCTCGGTGTTGGCCACCCCGCGCACGCCGTCGGTGCCGAACAGCCGCCTGGTCTTGTTTCCACTCACGTCTTCTTCTCCGTCCGCTTGCTGCGGGTGCCGTTCGCCCGATCGTCTTCGATCGGCGCGAGCGCCACCTCCGCCGGCTCGACCCGCACCAGCTCGATGCCCTCCGGCAGCGTCACCTGCGGCTTCACGCGGTGCGGCGCCTCGCCCGTCAAGTCGTCGGTCGCGACGTACGCGGCCCCCGGCTCGAGCTCGAGCGCCCGTACCTCGATCTCCGGCCCGCGCACGACCACCGTGACGCTGTCCGGCGTCACCCGCCAGATGTTTTCGGCATCCCGGACCTGAAGCTTCACCCGCCGCAGCTCACGCTCGATCACGATCGGCTCGACCACGGCGCGGACCCGGATCTCGGGGGTGTCGAGCCGGATCAGGTCGCCCGGCTGGATGAGCGGCAGCTCGATCTGGCGCGTGCCGGCGCGCAGCGTCGAGAGGTCCAGGGGTGCGGTGACGATGGCCGGAAGCGCGTCGATCCGGCTCTGGGGGCCGCTCGCCTCCACCTTCTCGGGGATCAGTGCCAGCTCGGTCAGGCGTAGTCCAGGGCGCACCTCGCCGGTGCGCTCGAGGCGCACGGGGATGCTCTTCCGCGCCATCCGGTCGAGGTGGAAGGTGATCTGCGAGGGCGTGACGCGGGTCACCTCGACCTTGCGCGGCAGCTCGAAGCGCTTCGGGTCGAGCGTGTAGGTGACCATGCCGGGACGCGCGCCCGAGAGGTCGAGCGTCGTGCGCAGGTCCTTCTCGTCGATGCTCGACAGGATCAGCCCCGAGCCGCTGACCCGCACCTCGGCGTACTCCGGGATCGGGTTGGTGATGACCAGGCCCGCGGGCACGTTCTGCGGCTCGAGGTGCACGCGCAGCGTCCGCTCGCTCGTGCGCTCGCCGAGGTTGACCAGCATCCAGAGCCCGACGGCGCACGCGAAGGCCGCGATCCACGTCCCGACGTCGACCCACGAGATCGACTTCAGCGACGGCAGCCCCTTGCGCCGTCGGTCGCGTTCGCGCCGCAGCCTCATGGCAACCTGATCTGCGCGAGCGTCGTGCGCAGCGTCGCTGCGTCGATGTCGCGCGTGATGCGTCCCTCGCGCACGAGCGAGATCGTCCCCTCTTCCTCCGACACCACGACCACCGCGGCGTCGGTCTCCTCCGTGATGCCGATCGCCGCGCGGTGCCGGCTGCCGAGCGACTTGCTCACGGCCGGGTTCGACGTCAACGGCAGAAAGCACCCGGCCGCCGCGATGCGGCCGCGACGCACGATCACCGCGCCGTCGTGGATCGGCGACTGCGGCAGAAAGATCGCCGTCAAGAGCTCACGGCTGACGCGCGCGTCGATCACCACGCCCGCCTCGAGGTACTCGTTGAGCCCGACCTCGCGCTCGAGCACGATCAGCGCGCCGATGCGCCGCGAGGCCAGCATCACCGCGGCGCGCGTCACCTCCTCGAGCACCTGACCGCGCGCGCCGCGGTCGCCGCCGAAGAACCGTCCGCGCCCGACCTGCGTCAGCGCGCGCCGGATGTCGTTCTGAAAGATGATGACGAGGACGAGCGGCAGCGAGATCAGGAAGCTGCGCAAAATCCACGACAGCGTGTACAGCTCGAAGTACTGCGAGGCGGCGAACATCGCCGCGACCACGGCGAGGCCGATCAGCATCTGCACCGCGCGCGTGCCGCGGATCAGGTTGATCAGCCAGTACACGAGGACCGTGATGATGAGGACGTCCGCCGCGTCGGCCAGACGGAGGTTCTCGAAGATCTCGCGCACCGTCAGCGTCCGTGCAGGATGGCGTCCGCGATGGCAAGGGCGCGTCGCGTGGGTGCGACGTCGTGCGTGCGAACGAGCACCGCGCCGCGCGCCGCCGCGAGCACGGCCGCCGCGAGCGAGCCCTCGAGGCGGTCTTCCGGGTCGTCGCCCGCATCGATTCCCGCCGCGCGCATCGCCGCGCCGACGAAGCGCTTGCGCGACACGCCGACGACGAGCGGCCAGCCCGGCGCGACCTCGTCGAGGCGGCGCAGCAGCTCGAGGCTGTGCGACGGCGCCTTCGCGAAGCCGATGCCGGGGTCGACCAGCACGTGCTCGCTCGGCACGCCGGCCGCGAGGAAGGCCGCGACCCGACGCTCGAGCTCCTCGCGCACCTCGCGGACGACGTCCTCGTAGGTGGCGTGCGACGCCATGTCGCGCGGCGTGCCGCGCAGGTGTCCGACGATCACCGGTACGCCGAGCGCGGCGACGGTCGCCGGCATCGCCGGATCCAGAAGCCCGCCCGCGACGTCGTTGACGATGCTCGCGCCCGCCTCCACGGCGGCGCGCGCCACCTCCGCCTTGTAGGTGTCGATCGAGAGCGGGACCTCGATCCCCTGCGCGACGAGCCCTTCGATGACCGGCACGACGCGCGCGATCTCCTCGTCGGCCGGCACGGGCTCGGCGCCCGGTCGCGTCGACTCGCCGCCCAGGTCGAGCACGTCGACACCGTCCGCGACCTGCGCCCTGGCGGCGGCGAGCGCCGCCGTGAGCGTCTCCGCGCGGCTCGCCGCGTGGAACGAGTCGGGCGTGAGGTTGATCACGCCCATGACGCGCGTGCGGCCGCCGCCGAGGATCAGCCGGCCACGACGAAGGACGAGCTCGCGCCGCGGCGATTCCACGTTTCCGCTGCGCGCGATGGCGACGA
This window of the Candidatus Binatia bacterium genome carries:
- the cysE gene encoding serine O-acetyltransferase, producing MTFWSRIREDVLVAFERDPAARSVLEVALCYPGIHALLMHRIAHGLWRRRFYLLARLLSTISRFLTGIEIHPGAEIGRRCFIDHGMGVVIGETTKIGNDVLIYQGVSLGGTSLTKGKRHPTIEDYCVIGLGSTVLGPVTIGRHSRVGAGSVVVQSVPPHSTVVGVPGRVVSEHAPHSKEGAPLLNLDHAQLPDPLLRTLNSLAAQINRLERELAALKGEGGDQTSAEQSAEQQGAEESGPRAQLAQK
- a CDS encoding cysteine desulfurase family protein — its product is MNLDHNAGGRPRREAVEAVIAWLREDAANPSSVHAAGRRARDAVEEARDAVAALIGAKPSEVVFTSGGTEANNTAILGVVRPGTHVVSTAIEHASVLRALDAARELGADVTLLTPDAAGRVTPEQVIRALRDESALVTIGWANGEIGTVQPIAAIARELRAWAAARGRRVWLHSDAVQAAGLLDVDVARDDVDLLSLSGHKLGALPGVGALVVRGDVPLAPRMLGGPQERERRAGTENVPGIVSFGVAARLARAEREERARRAREVRERLWQELASRAAPVVRLGDADGLPSTLAVSFPGVRGDALVIALDLAGIAASTGSACAAGAAEPSHVVCAIGCGETVAVGAVRFSFGADVDLADAEPAAARIAECVRRARAGGAVSHAA
- the mnmA gene encoding tRNA 2-thiouridine(34) synthase MnmA encodes the protein MRPEDVAARAREVAGAAVEEVLAVPAHLTRGARVVAAMSGGVDSAVAAALLHGAGYDVIGVSMRLGTSSRRADGHVGCCSLDDFEDARRAARRLGIPHYVVDLREVFEASVIETFTATYLQGRTPNPCTLCNRDVKFDALWRYAQTFGAVAIGTGHYARIRGDRERGFSLHAAADPAKDQSYFLFTLGQDELARTLFPVGSLAKPVVRELAAALELPVASKPESQDVCFVAGGSYVDFLERRTTAEQHRPGRIVDGEGNVLGTHAGVHRFTVGQRRGIGGGATEPRYVTAIDAATGDVRVGSRRELAVAGFVARDVRWTHAPHHGPARVRLRHRHTPVPCDVVPGEREAHVRFPEPTIGVTPGQAAVWYEGDRVLGGGWIEERL
- the cimA gene encoding citramalate synthase, which codes for MRRIQIYDTTLRDGCQGEEIALTVDAKLAVAEKLDAFGVHYIEGGWPGSNPRDAAFFGPAMKLGLKHAKIVAFGSTRRPNVPAHEDQNLAMILKAGTPVACIVGKTWDLHVREELRISREANLELLHDSISYLKKRLDEVILDAEHYFDGFAANPEFTLECLRAAADAGATLICLCDTRGGSLPSQIVAGVEAAKQAVDVPLGIHCHNDSELAVANSLAAVEAGCVQVQGTINGVGERCGNANLISIIANLQLKMGYQCVKPEKLRGLTELSHFVDELANREPFKQQPYVGQSAFAHKAGLHASAVRKHAATYEHIDPALVGNHQRVLVSDQAGRSNLLHKAKELGIDPALIEPKVKSLLAELKQLEHQGFQFEGADASFELLLQKAINGERTRHFELIGFRVIDEKRHENEAPIAEATIMVKGPDGTIEHTAAVGNGPVNALDVALRKALVRFYPSIEDVRLVDYKVRVLEGGEGTEAVVRVLIESQDSTSHWTTVGVSHNVIEASWQALVDSIDYKLYKDKKKRRAHRAPVAATGNVA
- the rnc gene encoding ribonuclease III codes for the protein MTDEELAALEERLGHPFADRTLLRTALTHRSSVVEHTQHNETLEFLGDAVLGLVVSELLLRAWPQANEGQLSKRRAALVNASSLARKAEALGLGPLIHLGRGEEKTGGRAKRSILAGAYEALLGAVFLDGGFDAARAVVARAFDADVSRAPVEDAGEAKTRLQELTQRLFRTAPEYTLLRATGPDHAKDFESHVAVAGRVLGSGRGGSKKLAEQAAAREALARLERESAALAAGTPPTEPSGTSASSTSEGEGA